Below is a genomic region from Fibrobacterota bacterium.
TTGCTGGCCGCCAAGCGATAGGGCCCGTACCCGGCGATGGGACCGGGGGCAGGGACGGCGCCCGATGCGTCGCAGATCGCGAAGCGAAGGCCCGCGCGCTTTCCCAATGATCGCTCGGCTTGACCCAGCATTCGCGGTGCCGCATCGGTGGCGAGCAGATCGGCGTCCGGGAACCGGCGCGAAAGCAGGGCGGTAAGATGGCCCGTGCCGCATCCGAATTCGATGAGCGGTCCGGCGGCCGGCAGGTCGTTGGGCAATCCGGAGAGCAAGCGTTCGGCCATGCCGGCTTGGAAATCGGCGTGGGCCGCGTAGCTCCCGGCGGCGCGGTCGAATCGACGCGTATGGAAATTCATGCGGCCTTTTCCGGAGCCGGCAGCAAGGGCGCGACGAGGCCGGGAAAGTCGAGGAACGGGAGATGGCCGCCCGGGTAGGAACGCCAGCGGGGATCCGCGCCCGGCGCGGCGGGGGAGAGCGGGTCTTCCGGGCTGGCCAGGAAAACCAGTCCGGGGACGGAAGGAAGCCGGGCCTTTTCCAAATGCGCCTCGGCCAAGGTCCGAAGGCCAAGCACGAGGGAATCATCCGAGTAGGATCGAACCCGGGCATCCCAGGCTTCGGCCCATTCCCCCGGCACTTGGGACTGGCCCCAGGCCGCCGAACGGAACTCGGCGAGGACCTTATCCCGCTCGCTCGGCAGGCGGCGGGCCATGCGCAAGACGGCCGCTTGGGGCCAACGTCCGCCGGCGCGGCAGAAATCGAAGATGGGCGAGAGCGAGAGGATGCGGCACGACGGGCGCCATCCCTCCATAAGGGCCTGATGCATGAGCAAGCTACCTAGAGACCAGGCGGCCAGGCATCCGCCCGGAGGCAGGCGGGCGGCTTCGGCTCGGAGATCCGCGGCGCCGTCGAGGAGGGCATGGGCATCCAGGAAGCGATGTGTACGGCCCGGGTATAGAGCATCCAAGGCGCCGTGCCAGCATGCGAGGTCGGAAGCCCACCCGCCGATCCAAAGGACTTCAGCCATCGCCCGCCTCGTTGGCGCTTTCGTCCAGGGCCCCCGAAATCTCGTCGGCCAAGGCGTCGATCTCCTTCTCTTCGATTTCGCAGGTGAGATTGATGCGCAGACGGGCCGTGCCTTCGGGAACCGTGGGCGGCCGTACGGCCGGGGCATGGTAACCGGCATGGTACAGGGTCTCGGAAAGGCGCAAGGCGGCCCGATCGCTCCCGGCGATCACCGGGACGATATGGCTTTCGCTGCTCCCGATATCGAAGCCGCGGCTACGGAACAGGCCGCGCGTATAGGCGGCTATCGCGGCCAAGCGCTCGCGGCGCCAAGGCTCTTCTTCCGCCACCCTTATCGCTTCCAGTGCGGCGCCCGCTACCGCCGGGGGCAGGGCGGTGCTGAAGATGAAGCTGCGGGCCGCGTTGGCCAGCCAATCGATGGCTTCGGCGGGCCCGGCGATGTAGGCCCCGAAACCGCCGTAGGCTTTTCCGAAAGTACCCATGATCAGGATGCGACCGGTCTTCCGCGCCTGCGCCAACGCGGGCGCGACGGCTTCCGGCAGGCAGCCGGTGGAATGGGCTTCGTCGAGGAAAAGCCAGAACCCGTAACGCGCCTGTAACC
It encodes:
- a CDS encoding 8-amino-7-oxononanoate synthase, producing MNSEDQNPFQARLDDLRARDRMRTVSGWPGLPGKYLERDGRRCLNLSSNDYLGLSAHPRLRRAAAEAALSLGTGAGGSRLLGGGLPIHRELETAVAALRPLGKALLFNTGFMANAGALPALSQVLGPIFSDKLNHASMSEAMRALPRGFHRYRHRDLGHLESLLAAGKREGPGLVCSETLFSMDGDKADVEGLLRLQARYGFWLFLDEAHSTGCLPEAVAPALAQARKTGRILIMGTFGKAYGGFGAYIAGPAEAIDWLANAARSFIFSTALPPAVAGAALEAIRVAEEEPWRRERLAAIAAYTRGLFRSRGFDIGSSESHIVPVIAGSDRAALRLSETLYHAGYHAPAVRPPTVPEGTARLRINLTCEIEEKEIDALADEISGALDESANEAGDG